In Balaenoptera ricei isolate mBalRic1 chromosome 7, mBalRic1.hap2, whole genome shotgun sequence, a single window of DNA contains:
- the LOC132368592 gene encoding cyclin-Y-like protein 1 isoform X2 gives MTLAIYYHIKNRDADRSLDIFDERLHPLTREKLPEEYFEHDPEHKVIYRFVHTLCSAAQLTAESAVITWVYLERLLTYAEIDICPTNWKRIVLGAILLASELWGDDAVQNVDYSQILKDVTIEDMNKMARHFLELLQFNINVPFSVYVKYYFDLRSLADDNNLNVLFTPLSKERAQNLQAISRLCDDEYKDVCRAAMRRSFSADHFIGIRCSNAILS, from the exons aTGACCTTAGCAATATATTACCACATAAAGAACAG agaTGCAGATAGATCCTTGGATATTTTTGATGAGAGATTACATCCGCTCACA cgAGAAAAGCTTCCAGAGGAATACTTCGAGCATGATCCTGAACACAAAGTCATTTACAGATTTGTTCATACTCTTTGTAGTGCcgcacagctaactgctgaaagTGCAGTAATAACTTGg GTTTACTTAGAAAGGCTTTTAACTTATGCTGAGATCGACATTTGCCCCACTAACTGGAAAAGAATTGTTTTGGGAGCCATTCTTCTTGCCTCCGAGCTTTGGGGCGATGACGCTGTACAGAATGTGGACTACAGCCAGATCCTCAAGGATGTTACAATTGAGGACAT gaatAAGATGGCAAGGCACTTCCTGGAGCTACTTCAGTTTAATATTAATGTTCCTTTCAGTGTGTATGTCAAATACTACTTTGACCTTCGCTCCTTAGCAGATGACAACAACCTGAATGTTCTATTCACTCCTCTTAGCAAAGAAAGAGCACAGAACTTACAG GCCATTTCCAGATTGTGTGACGACGAATACAAAGACGTGTGTAGAGCTGCTATGAGAAGGTCTTTCAGCGCTGATCATTTCATTGGTATTCGGTGCTCCAATGCCATCCTCtcttaa
- the LOC132368591 gene encoding 10 kDa heat shock protein, mitochondrial-like has product MAGQAFRKFLPLFDRVLVERSAPEVVTKGGIMLPEKSQGKVLQAMVVAVGSGSKGKGGEIQPVSVKVGDKVLLPEYEGTKVVLDDKDYFLFRDGDILGKYVD; this is encoded by the coding sequence ATGGCAGGACAGGCATTTAGAAAGTTTCTTCCCCTCTTTGACCGAGTATTAGTTGAAAGAAGTGCACCCGAAGTTGTAACCAAAGGAGGCATTATGCTTCCAGAAAAATCGCAAGGAAAAGTATTGCAAGCAATGGTAGTAGCTGTTGGATCAGGCTCTAAAGGAAAGGGTGGAGAGATTCAACCAGTTAGTGTGAAAGTTGGAGATAAAGTTCTTCTCCCAGAATATGAAGGCACCAAAGTAGTTCTAGATGACAAGGATTATTTCTTATTTAGAGATGGTGACATTCTTGGAAAATATGTCGACTAA